The following coding sequences lie in one Variovorax terrae genomic window:
- the mpl gene encoding UDP-N-acetylmuramate:L-alanyl-gamma-D-glutamyl-meso-diaminopimelate ligase has translation MHIHILGICGTFMGGLAALAREAGHKVTGCDAGVYPPMSDQLRALGIELIEGFSADQMALRPDLFVVGNVVSRARLADGRPKFPLMEAILDAGAPYTSGPQWLAEHVLQGRHVLAVAGTHGKTTTTSMLAWVLECAGLQPGFLVGGVPLNFGVSARLGALSAAPEGRAAQTAVSTGTTFVIEADEYDTAFFDKRSKFVHYRPRTAILNNLEFDHADIFDDLSAIERQFHHLVRTVPASGRIVVNGLEDSLARVLHQGCWSEVRSFGATVSDFTAVGEPGRFEVLQQGERVATVDWALGGVHNQLNALATIAAAQHVGVPPAVAAAALGRFQNVRRRMEVRGVVRGITVYDDFAHHPTAMRTTIDGLRRQVGPGQRILAVFEPRSNTMKLGTMKAQLPWSLEQADLAFCHSGGLDWDAREALAPMGPRAEVAGSIEALVAQVRAAARPGDHVLCMSNGGFGNVHAKLLEALQNQ, from the coding sequence ATGCACATTCACATTCTCGGTATCTGCGGCACGTTCATGGGCGGGCTGGCGGCGCTGGCCCGCGAGGCCGGCCACAAGGTGACGGGCTGCGACGCCGGGGTCTACCCGCCGATGAGCGACCAGCTGCGCGCGCTGGGCATCGAGCTGATCGAGGGCTTCTCCGCCGACCAGATGGCGCTGCGGCCCGACCTGTTCGTGGTTGGCAATGTGGTGTCGCGCGCCCGCCTGGCCGACGGCCGCCCGAAATTCCCGCTGATGGAAGCCATTCTGGACGCCGGGGCGCCCTACACCAGCGGCCCGCAGTGGCTGGCCGAGCATGTGCTGCAGGGCCGCCACGTGCTGGCCGTGGCCGGCACCCACGGCAAGACCACCACCACCTCGATGCTGGCCTGGGTGCTGGAGTGCGCCGGGCTGCAGCCGGGCTTCCTGGTGGGCGGCGTGCCGCTGAATTTCGGGGTCTCGGCCCGGCTGGGCGCCCTGTCGGCAGCGCCGGAGGGCCGCGCAGCCCAGACAGCGGTCAGCACAGGGACAACTTTCGTGATCGAGGCCGACGAGTACGACACCGCCTTCTTCGACAAGCGCAGCAAGTTCGTGCACTACCGCCCGCGGACCGCGATCCTGAACAACCTGGAGTTCGATCACGCCGACATCTTCGACGATCTCTCCGCCATCGAGCGCCAATTCCACCATCTGGTGCGCACCGTGCCGGCCTCGGGCCGCATCGTGGTGAACGGCCTGGAGGACAGCCTCGCGCGCGTGCTGCACCAGGGTTGCTGGAGCGAGGTGCGCAGCTTCGGCGCCACGGTCAGCGATTTCACCGCCGTGGGCGAGCCCGGCCGCTTCGAGGTGCTGCAGCAAGGCGAGCGCGTCGCCACGGTGGACTGGGCGCTGGGCGGCGTGCACAACCAGCTCAATGCGCTGGCTACCATCGCTGCCGCCCAGCACGTGGGCGTGCCGCCGGCCGTTGCCGCGGCAGCGCTGGGCCGGTTCCAGAACGTCAGGCGCCGCATGGAGGTGCGCGGCGTGGTCCGCGGCATCACGGTCTACGACGATTTCGCCCACCACCCCACGGCCATGCGCACCACGATCGACGGCCTGCGCCGCCAGGTCGGCCCGGGGCAGCGCATCCTCGCCGTGTTCGAACCGCGCAGCAACACCATGAAGCTTGGCACCATGAAGGCCCAGCTGCCCTGGAGCCTGGAGCAGGCCGATCTGGCCTTCTGCCACAGCGGCGGGCTCGACTGGGACGCCCGCGAGGCGCTGGCGCCGATGGGCCCCCGCGCCGAGGTGGCCGGCAGCATCGAGGCGCTGGTCGCGCAGGTGCGGGCGGCGGCCCGGCCGGGCGACCATGTGCTGTGCATGAGCAACGGCGGCTTTGGCAATGTCCACGCCAAGCTGCTCGAAGCGCTACAGAATCAATAG
- the accB gene encoding acetyl-CoA carboxylase biotin carboxyl carrier protein gives MDLRKLKTLIDLVSESNVSELEITEAEGKVRIVKGGGALVQQMAAPMLVAAPAGTAVAAAAPAAAGPAAAPAAGVPAGHIVKSPMVGTFYRSSSPGAKAFVEVGSQVKEGETICIIEAMKILNEIEADKSGTITQILTDNGQAVEYGQPLFVIE, from the coding sequence ATGGATTTACGCAAACTCAAAACGTTGATCGACCTGGTGTCGGAGTCCAACGTGTCGGAACTCGAAATCACCGAAGCAGAAGGCAAGGTCCGCATTGTGAAGGGCGGTGGCGCCCTGGTGCAGCAGATGGCCGCGCCGATGCTGGTGGCCGCACCGGCAGGGACCGCGGTGGCCGCCGCCGCGCCCGCAGCGGCAGGGCCTGCCGCGGCACCGGCTGCCGGGGTGCCGGCCGGCCACATCGTCAAATCGCCCATGGTGGGCACCTTCTACCGTTCTTCCAGCCCGGGCGCCAAGGCCTTCGTGGAGGTGGGCAGCCAGGTCAAGGAAGGCGAGACCATCTGCATCATCGAGGCCATGAAGATCCTCAACGAGATCGAGGCCGACAAGTCCGGCACCATCACCCAGATCCTGACCGACAACGGCCAGGCCGTGGAATACGGGCAACCGCTGTTCGTGATCGAGTGA
- the tldD gene encoding metalloprotease TldD, which translates to MISREPTLERLATAQRLLLEPFGLNESHLSRALAEITAHKVDDADLYFQYTRSEGWSLEEGIVKTGSFSIDQGVGVRAVSGEKTAFAYSDDISEASLLDAARTVRSISAAARGGRAKVAPRKVASSRSLYQGLDPIATLDSTAKVHLLEKVEQLARARDPRVAQVMAGLASEYDVVMVARADGTLAADVRPLVRLSVTVIAEQNGRREMGSGGGGGRFGLAYFDDEHIASYVNDAVNAALTNLESRPAPAGEMTVVLGPGWPGILLHEAIGHGLEGDFNRKGSSAFSGRIGQRVAAKGVTVLDDGTIADRRGSLNVDDEGNASQRNVLIEDGILKGYIQDAMNARLMKVRPTGNGRRESYAHIPMPRMTNTYMLGGSRVPEEIVASIKKGLYATNFGGGQVDITSGKFVFSASEAFWVENGKIQYPVKGATIVGNGPDALTRVSMIGNDMALDPGVGTCGKEGQSVPVGVGQPTLRIDGLTVGGTA; encoded by the coding sequence ATGATCTCCCGCGAACCCACCCTTGAGCGCCTGGCCACGGCCCAGCGCCTGCTGCTCGAACCCTTTGGCCTCAACGAATCGCACCTGAGCCGCGCGCTGGCCGAGATCACCGCGCACAAGGTGGACGACGCCGACCTGTATTTCCAGTACACGCGCAGCGAAGGCTGGAGCCTGGAGGAGGGCATCGTCAAGACCGGCTCGTTCAGCATCGACCAGGGCGTGGGCGTGCGCGCGGTCAGCGGCGAAAAGACCGCCTTCGCCTATTCCGACGACATCTCCGAAGCCTCGCTGCTGGATGCGGCTCGCACCGTGCGCTCCATTTCGGCTGCGGCCCGGGGAGGCCGGGCCAAAGTGGCGCCCAGGAAGGTCGCTTCGAGCCGCTCGCTGTACCAGGGGCTGGACCCGATCGCCACGCTGGACAGCACGGCCAAGGTGCACCTGCTCGAAAAGGTCGAACAACTGGCCCGCGCCCGGGACCCGCGCGTGGCGCAGGTGATGGCGGGCTTGGCCAGCGAATACGACGTGGTGATGGTGGCGCGCGCCGACGGCACGCTGGCGGCCGATGTGCGCCCGCTGGTGCGCCTGAGTGTGACCGTGATTGCCGAACAGAACGGCCGCCGCGAAATGGGCTCGGGCGGCGGCGGCGGGCGCTTCGGCCTGGCCTATTTCGATGACGAGCACATCGCTTCGTATGTGAACGACGCAGTCAATGCCGCGCTGACCAACCTCGAATCGCGCCCGGCCCCGGCCGGCGAGATGACCGTGGTGCTTGGCCCCGGCTGGCCCGGCATCCTGCTGCACGAAGCCATCGGCCACGGGCTGGAAGGCGACTTCAACCGCAAGGGCTCGAGCGCCTTCAGCGGCCGCATCGGCCAGCGCGTGGCGGCCAAGGGCGTCACCGTGCTGGACGACGGCACCATCGCCGACCGCCGCGGCTCGCTCAACGTCGATGACGAGGGCAACGCCAGCCAGCGCAACGTGCTGATCGAGGACGGCATCCTCAAAGGCTACATCCAGGACGCGATGAATGCGCGCCTGATGAAGGTTCGGCCCACCGGCAACGGCCGGCGCGAGAGCTACGCCCACATCCCGATGCCGCGCATGACCAACACCTACATGCTGGGCGGCTCGCGGGTGCCCGAAGAAATTGTGGCCAGCATCAAGAAGGGCCTGTACGCCACCAACTTCGGCGGCGGCCAGGTCGACATCACCTCCGGCAAGTTCGTGTTCTCCGCGAGCGAGGCCTTCTGGGTCGAGAACGGCAAGATCCAGTACCCGGTCAAGGGCGCCACCATCGTGGGCAACGGGCCCGACGCGCTCACGCGCGTGAGCATGATCGGCAACGACATGGCGCTCGACCCCGGTGTGGGCACCTGCGGCAAGGAAGGCCAGAGCGTGCCGGTGGGCGTGGGCCAGCCGACGCTGCGCATCGACGGCCTGACCGTCGGCGGCACCGCCTGA
- a CDS encoding 3-deoxy-7-phosphoheptulonate synthase, with protein sequence MNAKATQPGSDAWYASVEKTSQTDDERIKDITVLPPPEHLIRFFPIRGTAAESLITGTRRNIHNIMAGKDDRLLVVIGPCSIHDPAAALDYARHLKVLRDKYADTLEIVMRVYFEKPRTTVGWKGLINDPYLDESFRIDEGLRIARQLLIEINRLGLPAGSEFLDVISPQYIGDLISWGAIGARTTESQVHRELASGISAPIGFKNGTDGNIRIATDAIQAAARGHHFLSVHKNGQVAIVQTHGNKDCHVILRGGKAPNYDAASVAAACKDLEAAKLPPTLMVDCSHANSSKQHERQVDVARDIAAQVAGGSRHVFGLMVESHLNAGAQKFTPGKDDVNALEYGKSITDACLGWDHSQQVLSMLSEAVKARRG encoded by the coding sequence ATGAATGCGAAGGCCACCCAACCTGGCTCCGATGCCTGGTATGCGAGCGTCGAAAAAACCAGCCAGACCGACGACGAACGCATCAAGGACATCACCGTGTTGCCACCTCCAGAACATCTGATCCGCTTCTTCCCGATCCGCGGCACGGCCGCCGAATCGCTGATCACGGGCACCCGCAGGAACATCCACAACATCATGGCCGGCAAGGACGACCGCCTGCTGGTCGTGATCGGGCCGTGCTCGATCCATGATCCGGCCGCCGCGCTGGACTACGCGCGCCACCTCAAGGTGCTGCGCGACAAGTACGCGGACACGCTGGAAATCGTGATGCGCGTCTATTTCGAGAAGCCGCGCACCACGGTCGGCTGGAAGGGCCTGATCAACGACCCCTACCTGGACGAGAGCTTCCGCATCGACGAAGGCCTGCGCATCGCGCGCCAGTTGCTGATCGAGATCAACCGCCTGGGCCTGCCCGCGGGCAGCGAGTTCCTCGACGTGATCTCGCCCCAGTACATCGGCGACCTGATCTCCTGGGGCGCGATCGGCGCGCGCACCACCGAGAGCCAGGTGCACCGCGAACTGGCCTCCGGCATCTCGGCGCCGATCGGCTTCAAGAACGGCACCGATGGCAACATCCGCATCGCCACCGACGCCATCCAGGCGGCGGCGCGCGGCCACCATTTCCTGTCGGTGCACAAGAACGGCCAGGTCGCCATCGTGCAGACCCATGGCAACAAGGACTGCCACGTGATCCTGCGCGGCGGCAAGGCCCCGAACTACGACGCGGCCAGCGTCGCCGCGGCCTGCAAGGACCTGGAGGCGGCCAAGCTGCCGCCCACGCTGATGGTGGACTGCAGCCACGCCAACAGCTCCAAGCAGCACGAGCGGCAGGTCGATGTGGCGCGCGACATCGCCGCCCAGGTGGCGGGCGGCTCCCGCCACGTCTTCGGCCTGATGGTGGAGAGCCACCTGAATGCCGGGGCCCAGAAGTTCACGCCCGGCAAGGACGATGTCAATGCGCTGGAATACGGCAAGAGCATCACCGACGCCTGCCTGGGCTGGGATCACTCCCAGCAGGTGCTGTCGATGCTGTCGGAGGCCGTCAAGGCGCGGCGCGGCTGA
- the accC gene encoding acetyl-CoA carboxylase biotin carboxylase subunit, producing MFKKILVANRGEIALRIQRACRELGVKAVMVYSEADREAKYVKLAEEAVCIGPAPSGLSYLNMPAIISAAEVTDAQAIHPGYGFLSENADFAERVEKSGFQFIGPTPESIRIMGDKVSAKQAMIKAGVPCVPGSEGELPDDPVQIKRIAKSVGYPVIIKAAGGGGGRGMRVVHTEAALIHAVQTTKAEAGAAFGNPAVYMEKFLQNPRHIEIQILADQHKNAVYLGERDCSMQRRHQKIIEEAPAPGIPRKLIEKIGERCTAACKKIGYRGAGTFEFLYENGEFYFIEMNTRVQVEHPVTEMVTGVDIVKTQILVAAGEKLPFTQRQIEIRGHAIECRVNAEDPYKFTPSPGRITMWHAPGGPGVRVDSHVYTNYFVPPNYDSMIGKIIVHGDTREEALARMRTALSETVVEGINTNIPLHRELMVDAKFMAGGTNIHYLEEWLSHHKR from the coding sequence ATGTTTAAAAAGATATTAGTTGCCAACCGCGGCGAGATCGCCCTGCGCATCCAGCGCGCCTGCCGCGAGCTGGGCGTCAAGGCGGTGATGGTGTACTCCGAAGCCGACCGCGAGGCCAAGTACGTCAAGCTGGCCGAGGAGGCCGTGTGCATCGGCCCGGCGCCTTCGGGGCTGAGCTACCTCAACATGCCGGCCATCATCTCGGCCGCCGAGGTCACCGACGCGCAGGCCATCCACCCCGGCTACGGTTTCCTGAGCGAAAACGCCGATTTTGCCGAGCGGGTCGAGAAAAGCGGCTTCCAGTTCATCGGGCCGACGCCCGAGTCGATCCGCATCATGGGCGACAAAGTGTCGGCCAAGCAGGCCATGATCAAGGCCGGCGTGCCCTGCGTGCCCGGCTCGGAAGGCGAACTGCCGGACGACCCGGTGCAGATCAAGCGCATTGCCAAGTCGGTCGGCTACCCGGTCATCATCAAGGCTGCGGGCGGCGGCGGCGGGCGTGGCATGCGGGTGGTCCATACCGAAGCGGCGCTGATCCACGCGGTGCAGACCACCAAGGCCGAGGCCGGCGCGGCCTTCGGCAATCCGGCGGTGTACATGGAGAAGTTCCTCCAGAACCCGCGCCACATCGAAATCCAGATCCTGGCCGACCAGCACAAGAACGCGGTCTACCTGGGCGAGCGCGACTGCTCGATGCAGCGGCGCCACCAGAAGATCATCGAGGAAGCGCCGGCGCCGGGCATCCCGCGCAAGCTGATCGAGAAGATCGGCGAGCGCTGCACCGCGGCCTGCAAGAAGATCGGCTACCGTGGCGCGGGCACCTTCGAGTTCCTCTACGAGAACGGCGAGTTCTATTTCATCGAGATGAACACGCGCGTGCAGGTCGAGCACCCGGTGACGGAGATGGTGACCGGCGTCGACATCGTGAAGACGCAGATCCTGGTGGCCGCCGGCGAGAAGCTGCCGTTCACCCAGCGCCAGATCGAGATCCGCGGCCACGCCATCGAATGCCGCGTGAACGCGGAAGACCCCTACAAGTTCACGCCCTCGCCGGGCCGCATCACCATGTGGCATGCCCCGGGCGGCCCGGGCGTGCGGGTGGATTCGCATGTCTACACCAACTACTTCGTGCCGCCGAACTACGACTCGATGATCGGCAAGATCATCGTGCACGGCGACACGCGCGAGGAAGCGCTGGCGCGCATGCGCACGGCGCTGTCCGAGACCGTGGTCGAAGGCATCAACACCAACATCCCGCTGCACCGCGAACTGATGGTGGACGCCAAGTTCATGGCGGGCGGCACCAACATCCACTACCTGGAAGAGTGGCTGTCGCATCACAAGCGCTAG
- a CDS encoding MFS transporter, producing the protein MALLALVTSVEFLESIMFVFASRHIMGGVDADPRSFALAQAAYAVGSMLMILKQQWLARRFGYRRYLTAALGLFMAGTLLAATSDSLAQLLAARFVQGVSAGAFFTSCRILVPLMFTPAERPRAMKWFMIGIFIAGALGPVAAAWLIDHGSWRDVFYGVLPLAALGLLGCWLLLPDAEPSREDTGWSLAPLLVFGAAAVALQWGFSEARFDIFSHPAHVLALALLGAGLLAAFLRHQHRHPTPLLQLRALGNPVYLTGLAFYFLYYLVSTLNGYVFPVFAGQALGLPLDVTGWLNSLAGLVSLGAALIYMRFGARTPRKKPLILAGLALMAAAALWLSRLPPAAGLGTLLPGLIGKGLFGVLVVIPIAGLTFRELRAEDFPHGYQSKNLLRQVAQSFASAFGAVMLENRQFVVHGALSDALGRHPAQAASWMDSVKGAFAASGLDPAQASQAASAQLAGLLDQQALLIASEDLYRLIAVLALLMGVALLVQRRLR; encoded by the coding sequence ATGGCGCTGTTGGCGCTGGTTACCTCGGTGGAGTTTCTCGAAAGCATCATGTTCGTGTTCGCGTCGCGCCACATCATGGGCGGCGTCGATGCCGATCCGCGCAGCTTCGCGCTGGCGCAGGCTGCCTATGCCGTGGGCAGCATGCTGATGATCCTCAAGCAGCAGTGGCTGGCGCGCCGCTTCGGCTACCGGCGCTACCTCACGGCCGCGCTCGGCCTGTTCATGGCCGGCACCCTGCTGGCCGCCACCAGCGATTCGCTGGCGCAGCTGCTGGCCGCGCGCTTCGTGCAGGGCGTCAGCGCCGGCGCCTTCTTCACCAGCTGCCGCATCCTGGTGCCCCTCATGTTCACGCCCGCGGAGCGGCCGCGGGCGATGAAGTGGTTCATGATCGGCATCTTCATCGCCGGCGCGCTGGGCCCGGTCGCGGCGGCCTGGCTGATCGACCACGGCAGCTGGCGCGACGTGTTCTATGGCGTGCTGCCGCTGGCCGCGCTCGGCCTGCTGGGCTGCTGGCTGCTGCTGCCCGACGCCGAGCCCTCGCGCGAGGACACCGGCTGGTCGCTGGCGCCGCTGCTGGTGTTCGGGGCCGCGGCGGTGGCGCTGCAATGGGGTTTCAGCGAGGCGCGCTTCGACATCTTTTCGCACCCGGCCCATGTGCTGGCGCTGGCCCTGCTCGGCGCCGGGCTGCTCGCGGCCTTCCTGCGGCACCAGCACCGCCACCCCACGCCGCTGCTGCAGCTGCGCGCGCTCGGCAACCCGGTCTACCTCACCGGGCTGGCGTTCTACTTTCTCTATTACCTGGTGTCCACGCTCAACGGCTATGTCTTCCCGGTGTTTGCCGGACAGGCCCTGGGCCTGCCGCTGGACGTAACCGGATGGCTCAACAGCCTGGCCGGGCTCGTGAGCCTGGGCGCCGCGCTGATCTACATGCGCTTCGGCGCCAGGACGCCGCGCAAAAAGCCGCTGATCCTCGCCGGCCTGGCCTTGATGGCCGCCGCCGCGCTCTGGCTGTCGCGGCTGCCTCCCGCAGCGGGGCTTGGGACACTGCTGCCCGGCCTGATCGGCAAGGGCCTGTTCGGCGTGCTGGTGGTGATCCCGATCGCGGGGCTGACTTTCCGCGAGCTGCGCGCGGAGGACTTCCCGCATGGCTACCAGAGCAAGAACCTGCTGCGCCAGGTGGCGCAGTCCTTTGCCTCGGCCTTCGGCGCCGTGATGCTGGAGAACCGGCAGTTCGTGGTGCATGGCGCGCTCAGCGACGCGCTCGGCCGGCACCCGGCCCAGGCGGCGTCATGGATGGATTCGGTGAAGGGCGCGTTCGCCGCATCCGGCCTGGACCCGGCGCAGGCCAGCCAGGCCGCCTCGGCCCAGTTGGCCGGCCTGCTCGACCAGCAGGCCCTGCTGATCGCGAGCGAGGACCTGTACCGGCTGATCGCCGTGCTTGCGCTGCTGATGGGCGTGGCCCTGCTTGTGCAGCGCCGCCTCCGTTAA
- a CDS encoding TlpA family protein disulfide reductase — protein MNPPASPSSSPAPGLSRRRWLYAGVAAVAGLGGAGLAWHKFRPHEPAPGAEAALWGLSFDTPDGATLSLQALRGKPLLINFWATWCPPCVEELPLLDKFYKEHAAKSWQVIGLAIDQPSAVRSFLQKTPVGFPIGLAGLSGTELSRSLGNEAGGLPFTVVFGADGRLLERRMGKVSPEDLQQWAGAR, from the coding sequence ATGAATCCACCTGCCTCCCCCTCTTCTTCCCCGGCTCCGGGCCTGAGTCGCCGCCGCTGGCTGTATGCCGGCGTGGCCGCCGTTGCCGGACTGGGTGGCGCGGGCCTGGCCTGGCACAAATTCCGTCCGCACGAGCCGGCACCAGGTGCCGAAGCGGCCCTGTGGGGCCTGTCGTTCGACACACCGGACGGCGCGACGCTGAGCCTGCAGGCCTTGCGCGGCAAACCCCTGTTGATCAACTTCTGGGCGACCTGGTGCCCGCCCTGCGTGGAAGAACTGCCCCTGCTGGACAAGTTCTACAAGGAACATGCAGCCAAAAGCTGGCAAGTGATAGGATTGGCCATCGATCAGCCCAGCGCCGTGCGCAGCTTCCTGCAGAAAACGCCGGTCGGTTTTCCGATCGGGCTGGCGGGTTTGAGCGGAACCGAGCTGAGCCGCTCGCTCGGCAACGAGGCGGGAGGCCTGCCATTCACCGTGGTGTTCGGCGCCGACGGCCGCTTGCTGGAGCGTAGAATGGGCAAGGTTTCGCCCGAAGACCTGCAGCAGTGGGCCGGTGCCCGCTAG
- a CDS encoding NAD(P)-dependent oxidoreductase has translation MAAPYPVGVIGVGNMGAGMAANLLARGWPVRVCDLDPVRTAELTSQGAEVRASGSLIAMDSTAIIVCVVDAAQTEAVLFGPDGAAGALRPGQAVLLCPTIAPQDTEDFARRLAALGVHAIDAPLSGGPVRARDGSMSLMVACADAAFEAHRGLIETLSSRVFRISRRPGDGARTKLVNNLLAGINLVGAAEVLALAERMGLDPGATLDVIEQSSGQSWIGSDRMRRAVAGDYAPRAHVTLLEKDTRLAVQAARAAGFDGPLGARVSAVFAQAREAGLAGEDDAAIFKLLRKT, from the coding sequence ATGGCGGCGCCTTACCCGGTCGGTGTCATCGGCGTCGGCAACATGGGCGCCGGCATGGCGGCCAACCTGCTGGCCCGGGGCTGGCCGGTGCGGGTGTGCGACCTGGATCCGGTCCGCACCGCGGAATTGACCTCCCAGGGCGCCGAGGTCCGCGCCAGTGGGTCATTGATTGCTATGGATTCGACAGCAATCATCGTCTGCGTGGTGGACGCGGCCCAGACCGAAGCCGTGCTGTTCGGCCCCGACGGCGCGGCCGGTGCGCTGCGGCCCGGCCAAGCCGTGCTGCTGTGCCCCACCATCGCGCCGCAGGACACCGAGGACTTCGCCCGCCGGCTGGCAGCGCTGGGCGTGCACGCCATCGACGCGCCCCTGTCGGGCGGGCCGGTCCGGGCGCGCGACGGCAGCATGAGCCTCATGGTGGCCTGCGCCGACGCGGCGTTCGAGGCGCACCGCGGTTTGATCGAGACACTGTCCAGCCGCGTCTTCCGCATCAGCCGGCGGCCGGGCGACGGCGCGCGCACCAAGCTGGTCAACAACCTGCTGGCGGGCATCAACCTCGTGGGGGCGGCCGAGGTGCTGGCGCTGGCGGAGCGCATGGGGCTTGATCCTGGCGCCACCCTGGACGTGATCGAGCAGTCCAGCGGCCAGAGCTGGATCGGCTCGGACCGCATGCGCCGCGCCGTCGCGGGCGACTACGCGCCGCGCGCCCATGTGACGCTGCTGGAAAAAGACACGCGGCTGGCGGTACAGGCCGCCCGTGCCGCCGGGTTCGACGGGCCGCTGGGCGCGCGCGTGAGCGCCGTGTTTGCGCAGGCCCGCGAGGCCGGCCTGGCCGGCGAGGACGACGCGGCGATCTTCAAGCTGCTGCGCAAGACCTGA
- the prmA gene encoding 50S ribosomal protein L11 methyltransferase, with product MFELSLLCPEDRVETLSDALDALDALSVSVEDADAQTDAEQALFGEPGMPPPKDGWQRSRMLALFATESLALEARTLLTAQDFFADCRILGLAPVPEQDWVRLTQSQFDPVEITPEFWIVPTWHEPPAQARQIIRLDPGLAFGTGTHPTTRMCLRWIARHGLAGQRVLDYGCGSGILAIGAAKYGAADVDAVDIDEAAVQSTVLNAQANGVTLRSGLPDQASGTYQTVLANILATPLKVLAPLLCARVAPGGSLVLAGILERQAEELQAAYAPHARLVVADREDGWILMTAVL from the coding sequence ATGTTTGAGCTGAGCCTGCTGTGCCCGGAAGACCGGGTCGAAACCCTGAGCGATGCGCTCGATGCACTCGATGCGCTGAGCGTTTCCGTGGAAGACGCGGACGCGCAGACCGATGCCGAGCAAGCCCTGTTCGGCGAGCCCGGCATGCCGCCGCCCAAGGACGGCTGGCAGCGTTCGCGCATGCTGGCGCTGTTCGCAACGGAATCCCTGGCGCTGGAGGCCCGCACGCTGCTGACGGCGCAGGACTTCTTTGCGGACTGCCGGATCCTGGGGCTGGCCCCGGTGCCCGAGCAGGACTGGGTGCGCTTGACGCAGTCGCAATTCGATCCGGTGGAGATCACGCCGGAATTCTGGATCGTGCCGACCTGGCACGAGCCGCCCGCGCAGGCGCGCCAGATCATCCGGCTCGATCCGGGCCTGGCTTTCGGCACCGGCACCCATCCGACCACGCGCATGTGCCTGCGCTGGATCGCGCGCCACGGCCTGGCGGGCCAGCGGGTGCTCGACTACGGCTGCGGCTCCGGCATCCTGGCCATCGGGGCCGCCAAGTACGGCGCTGCCGACGTCGATGCGGTGGACATCGACGAGGCCGCCGTGCAATCCACGGTGCTCAATGCGCAGGCCAATGGCGTCACGCTGCGCTCGGGCCTGCCGGACCAGGCCAGCGGCACCTACCAGACGGTGCTGGCCAACATCCTGGCCACGCCGCTCAAGGTGCTGGCGCCGCTGCTGTGCGCGCGGGTCGCGCCCGGCGGTTCGCTGGTGCTGGCCGGCATCCTGGAGCGCCAGGCCGAGGAGCTCCAGGCCGCGTATGCACCGCATGCCCGCCTGGTCGTGGCCGACCGCGAAGATGGCTGGATCCTGATGACCGCCGTGCTCTGA
- a CDS encoding MarR family winged helix-turn-helix transcriptional regulator has protein sequence MTFEERIDRFCAHHPQAPRDFILGSRLLLRTARLLRQHAQRALAPLALDLEQYLVLSMLATDREKLSMPSELGTVLDATRTQMTRLLDGLESRDLVRRHASAHDRRSLELELTAAGQRLLKRAAPLVHEAYTQAWTALEPAAFASTSRSLAQVHARLQELQP, from the coding sequence ATGACCTTCGAAGAACGCATCGACCGCTTCTGCGCCCACCACCCGCAGGCGCCGCGCGACTTTATCCTGGGCTCGCGGCTGCTGCTGCGCACGGCCCGGCTGCTGCGCCAGCATGCGCAGCGGGCGCTGGCGCCGCTGGCGCTCGACCTGGAGCAGTACCTGGTGCTGAGCATGCTGGCCACCGACCGCGAGAAGCTGTCCATGCCCTCCGAGCTCGGCACCGTGCTCGACGCCACGCGCACCCAGATGACGCGGCTGCTCGACGGACTGGAAAGCCGCGACCTGGTGCGCCGCCATGCCAGCGCACACGACCGGCGCAGCCTGGAGCTGGAGCTGACCGCCGCCGGCCAGCGCCTGCTCAAGCGCGCCGCGCCGCTGGTGCACGAGGCCTACACCCAGGCCTGGACGGCGCTGGAGCCCGCCGCCTTTGCCAGCACCTCGCGCAGCCTGGCCCAGGTGCATGCCAGGCTGCAGGAGCTGCAGCCGTGA